A single region of the Pogoniulus pusillus isolate bPogPus1 chromosome Z, bPogPus1.pri, whole genome shotgun sequence genome encodes:
- the PRLR gene encoding prolactin receptor isoform X1 has product MKQKLTSSVQTIWLLVLTAAGVTGQSYPGKPKIIRCHSLEKETFSCWWKPGSDGGLPTNYTLFYSKDSEEKIYECPDYQTSGPNSCYFDRNHTNPWTTYNITVMAMNEIGSNSSDPQYVDVTSIVQPDAPVDFSLETKTSPSIIYLWAKWSPPPLVDVSSNSRVYHYELRLKPEEKEEWETIPVGVQTQYQVTKLKAGVKYVVQVRCRLDLGEWSEWSSERCIQIPNGQSPPEKPTIIKCRSPEKETFTCWWKPGSDGGHLTNYTLLYSKEGEDQVYECPDYKTAGPNSCYFDKKHTSFWTIYNITVKATNEMGSSISDPHYVDVTYIVQPDPPVNVTLDLKKTVNRKPYLVLTWSPPPLADVRSGWLTLEYELRLKPEEGEEWEAIFVGQQTQYKMFSLNPGKKYIVQIHCKPDHHGSWSEWSPEQYIEIPTDFRVKDMVVWIIVGVLSSLICLIMSWTMVLKGYRMIAFILPPVPGPKIKGIDTHLLERGKSEELLSALGCHDFPPTSDCEELLIEYLEVEDSEDQQLMPRHDNGRPSKNPKVLPKETDSDSGRGSCDSPSLLSEKCRESHTLPSTLQTKDVRDGQENKGGRRTWQTQCTASEQKMLLFDKESTKSSTWPAAQLPSNQPAVFAYHSTVDAHKIMLSNTDVNIAPILMGNEEKHPSQCPIPETIHNDVEKQREMENIPSKTDKATVHVKQNRSDGKSPFLNPELMDYVEVHKVRQDEEPAVLLKHKENSGKTEKYTMPGTSKEYTKVSTVMDHNILVLMPDSRIQHTSVSPEPEMEVSQNLQQGQAEKNMSYCQTAPSECKRETSGSEYMDPSSFMPSFK; this is encoded by the exons ATGAAGCAGAAACTGACATCATCAGTTCAAACTATCTGGCTACTTGTTCTGACTGCAGCGGGAGTCACTG GTCAGTCATACCCTGGAAAACCTAAGATAATAAGATGTCATTCTCTAGAAAAGGAAACCTTTTCATGTTGGTGGAAGCCTGGCTCAGATGGAGGACTTCCTACCAATTACACCCTGTTCTACAGCAAGGACAG tgaagaaaagaTCTATGAATGTCCAGACTACCAAACATCAGGCCCCAATTCCTGCTACTTCGATAGAAACCACACTAATCCCTGGACAACTTATAACATCACTGTAATGGCAATGAATGAGATTGGAAGTAACAGCTCAGATCCTCAGTATGTGGATGTGACCTCCATAg TTCAACCAGATGCTCCCGTGGACTTCTCTCTAGAAACAAAAACATCTCCTAGCATAATATACCTTTGGGCGAAATGGTCTCCACCTCCATTAGTTGATGTCAGCTCTAATTCACGAGTGTATCACTATGAGCTACGACTAAAacctgaggaaaaggaagagtgggag acaaTACCTGTTGGAGTGCAGACACAGTACCAAGTGACTAAGCTAAAAGCCGGAGTGAAGTATGTTGTTCAGGTCCGCTGCAGGTTAGACCTTGGAGAATGGAGTGAGTGGAGCTCTGAAAGATGTATTCAGATCCCAAATG GACAGTCACCTCCTGAAAAGCCTACAATAATAAAATGCCGttctccagaaaaggaaacaTTTACTTGTTGGTGGAAGCCTGGTTCAGATGGAGGACACCTTACTAATTACACATTGCTTTACAGCAAAGAAGG AGAAGATCAAGTTTATGAATGCCCAGATTACAAAACTGCAGGCCCAAATTCATGCTACTTTGATAAAAAGCACACCTCTTTCTGGACCATATACAATATTACTGTGAAGGCAACTAACGAAATGGGAAGTAGCATCTCTGACCCTCATTATGTGGATGTGACTTACATAG TACAGCCAGATCCTCCTGTGAATGTAACTCTGGACTTAAAAAAAACAGTAAATAGAAAACCATATCTGGTCTTGACATGGTCTCCACCACCACTGGCTGATGTCAGATCTGGATGGCTTACTCTTGAGTATGAGCTGAGACTAAAACCTgaagaaggagaggaatggGAA GCTATTTTTGTTGGACAGCAAACACAATATAAAATGTTTAGTTTAAATCCTGGAAAGAAGTACATTGTACAGATTCACTGCAAACCAGACCACCACGGATCATGGAGTGAATGGAGCCCAGAGCAGTATATTGAGATCCCTACTG ACTTCAGAGTAAAAGATATGGTTGTATGGATCATCGTTGGTGTCTTATCTTCTCTTATATGTTTAATCATGAGCTGGACAATGGTTTTGAAAGGGTACAG aatgatAGCCTTTATCCTACCACCAGTTCCTGGACCAAAGATAAAAGGCATAGATACACACCTGTTAGAG AGAGGAAAATCGGAAGAATTACTGAGTGCTCTTGGTTGCCATGATTTTCCTCCAACATCAGACTGTGAGGAACTACTGATAGAGTATCTGGAGGTAGAGGACAGTGAGGATCAGCAACTCATGCCACGCCACGACAATGGCCGTCCCAGCAAAAATCCCAAAGTGTTACCCAAAGAAACAGACAGCGACTCGGGACGAGGGAGCTGTGACAGCCCCTCTCTGCTTTCTGAGAAGTGCAGGGAGTCTCACACCCTTCCGTCAACACTTCAAACAAAAGATGTGAGAGATGGTCAAGAAAacaaaggaggaagaaggaccTGGCAAACTCAGTGCACAGCCTCAGAACAGAAAATGCTCCTTTTTGACAAGGAGAGTACAAAATCATCCACATGGCCTGCAGCCCAATTACCTAGTAACCAGCCGGCTGTGTTTGCCTACCACAGTACTGTAGATGCACATAAGATAATGCTGAGTAACACAGATGTGAACATTGCACCAATTTTGATGGGAAATGAAGAAAAGCATCCGTCACAGTGTCCTATCCCTGAAACTATCCACAATGATGtggaaaagcaaagagagatGGAGAACATACCTTCCAAAACTGACAAAGCCACAGTGCACGTCAAACAAAACAGATCTGATGGCAAGTCACCCTTTTTGAATCCTGAACTAATGGATTATGTAGAAGTTCACAAAGTCAGACAAGATGAGGAGCCAGCAGTATTACTGAAACATAAAGAAAACAGTGGAAAGACTGAAAAATACACCATGCCAGGAACAAGCAAAGAATATACCAAGGTCTCAACAGTCATGGACCATAATATTCTAGTATTAATGCCAGATTCACGCATCCAGCACACATCTGTGTCTCCAGAACCTGAAATGGAAGTATCTCAGAACCTTCAGCAAGGTCAAGCTGAGAAAAATATGAGCTACTGTCAGACAGCTCCAAGTGAGTGCAAAAGAGAGACCAGTGGGTCAGAGTACATGGACCCATCTTCCTTTATGCCCTCCTTTAAATAA
- the PRLR gene encoding prolactin receptor isoform X2: MKQKLTSSVQTIWLLVLTAAGVTGQSYPGKPKIIRCHSLEKETFSCWWKPGSDGGLPTNYTLFYSKDSEEKIYECPDYQTSGPNSCYFDRNHTNPWTTYNITVMAMNEIGSNSSDPQYVDVTSIVQPDAPVDFSLETKTSPSIIYLWAKWSPPPLVDVSSNSRVYHYELRLKPEEKEEWEETIPVGVQTQYQVTKLKAGVKYVVQVRCRLDLGEWSEWSSERCIQIPNGQSPPEKPTIIKCRSPEKETFTCWWKPGSDGGHLTNYTLLYSKEGEDQVYECPDYKTAGPNSCYFDKKHTSFWTIYNITVKATNEMGSSISDPHYVDVTYIVQPDPPVNVTLDLKKTVNRKPYLVLTWSPPPLADVRSGWLTLEYELRLKPEEGEEWEAIFVGQQTQYKMFSLNPGKKYIVQIHCKPDHHGSWSEWSPEQYIEIPTDFRVKDMVVWIIVGVLSSLICLIMSWTMVLKGYRMIAFILPPVPGPKIKGIDTHLLERGKSEELLSALGCHDFPPTSDCEELLIEYLEVEDSEDQQLMPRHDNGRPSKNPKVLPKETDSDSGRGSCDSPSLLSEKCRESHTLPSTLQTKDVRDGQENKGGRRTWQTQCTASEQKMLLFDKESTKSSTWPAAQLPSNQPAVFAYHSTVDAHKIMLSNTDVNIAPILMGNEEKHPSQCPIPETIHNDVEKQREMENIPSKTDKATVHVKQNRSDGKSPFLNPELMDYVEVHKVRQDEEPAVLLKHKENSGKTEKYTMPGTSKEYTKVSTVMDHNILVLMPDSRIQHTSVSPEPEMEVSQNLQQGQAEKNMSYCQTAPSECKRETSGSEYMDPSSFMPSFK; the protein is encoded by the exons ATGAAGCAGAAACTGACATCATCAGTTCAAACTATCTGGCTACTTGTTCTGACTGCAGCGGGAGTCACTG GTCAGTCATACCCTGGAAAACCTAAGATAATAAGATGTCATTCTCTAGAAAAGGAAACCTTTTCATGTTGGTGGAAGCCTGGCTCAGATGGAGGACTTCCTACCAATTACACCCTGTTCTACAGCAAGGACAG tgaagaaaagaTCTATGAATGTCCAGACTACCAAACATCAGGCCCCAATTCCTGCTACTTCGATAGAAACCACACTAATCCCTGGACAACTTATAACATCACTGTAATGGCAATGAATGAGATTGGAAGTAACAGCTCAGATCCTCAGTATGTGGATGTGACCTCCATAg TTCAACCAGATGCTCCCGTGGACTTCTCTCTAGAAACAAAAACATCTCCTAGCATAATATACCTTTGGGCGAAATGGTCTCCACCTCCATTAGTTGATGTCAGCTCTAATTCACGAGTGTATCACTATGAGCTACGACTAAAacctgaggaaaaggaagagtgggag gaa acaaTACCTGTTGGAGTGCAGACACAGTACCAAGTGACTAAGCTAAAAGCCGGAGTGAAGTATGTTGTTCAGGTCCGCTGCAGGTTAGACCTTGGAGAATGGAGTGAGTGGAGCTCTGAAAGATGTATTCAGATCCCAAATG GACAGTCACCTCCTGAAAAGCCTACAATAATAAAATGCCGttctccagaaaaggaaacaTTTACTTGTTGGTGGAAGCCTGGTTCAGATGGAGGACACCTTACTAATTACACATTGCTTTACAGCAAAGAAGG AGAAGATCAAGTTTATGAATGCCCAGATTACAAAACTGCAGGCCCAAATTCATGCTACTTTGATAAAAAGCACACCTCTTTCTGGACCATATACAATATTACTGTGAAGGCAACTAACGAAATGGGAAGTAGCATCTCTGACCCTCATTATGTGGATGTGACTTACATAG TACAGCCAGATCCTCCTGTGAATGTAACTCTGGACTTAAAAAAAACAGTAAATAGAAAACCATATCTGGTCTTGACATGGTCTCCACCACCACTGGCTGATGTCAGATCTGGATGGCTTACTCTTGAGTATGAGCTGAGACTAAAACCTgaagaaggagaggaatggGAA GCTATTTTTGTTGGACAGCAAACACAATATAAAATGTTTAGTTTAAATCCTGGAAAGAAGTACATTGTACAGATTCACTGCAAACCAGACCACCACGGATCATGGAGTGAATGGAGCCCAGAGCAGTATATTGAGATCCCTACTG ACTTCAGAGTAAAAGATATGGTTGTATGGATCATCGTTGGTGTCTTATCTTCTCTTATATGTTTAATCATGAGCTGGACAATGGTTTTGAAAGGGTACAG aatgatAGCCTTTATCCTACCACCAGTTCCTGGACCAAAGATAAAAGGCATAGATACACACCTGTTAGAG AGAGGAAAATCGGAAGAATTACTGAGTGCTCTTGGTTGCCATGATTTTCCTCCAACATCAGACTGTGAGGAACTACTGATAGAGTATCTGGAGGTAGAGGACAGTGAGGATCAGCAACTCATGCCACGCCACGACAATGGCCGTCCCAGCAAAAATCCCAAAGTGTTACCCAAAGAAACAGACAGCGACTCGGGACGAGGGAGCTGTGACAGCCCCTCTCTGCTTTCTGAGAAGTGCAGGGAGTCTCACACCCTTCCGTCAACACTTCAAACAAAAGATGTGAGAGATGGTCAAGAAAacaaaggaggaagaaggaccTGGCAAACTCAGTGCACAGCCTCAGAACAGAAAATGCTCCTTTTTGACAAGGAGAGTACAAAATCATCCACATGGCCTGCAGCCCAATTACCTAGTAACCAGCCGGCTGTGTTTGCCTACCACAGTACTGTAGATGCACATAAGATAATGCTGAGTAACACAGATGTGAACATTGCACCAATTTTGATGGGAAATGAAGAAAAGCATCCGTCACAGTGTCCTATCCCTGAAACTATCCACAATGATGtggaaaagcaaagagagatGGAGAACATACCTTCCAAAACTGACAAAGCCACAGTGCACGTCAAACAAAACAGATCTGATGGCAAGTCACCCTTTTTGAATCCTGAACTAATGGATTATGTAGAAGTTCACAAAGTCAGACAAGATGAGGAGCCAGCAGTATTACTGAAACATAAAGAAAACAGTGGAAAGACTGAAAAATACACCATGCCAGGAACAAGCAAAGAATATACCAAGGTCTCAACAGTCATGGACCATAATATTCTAGTATTAATGCCAGATTCACGCATCCAGCACACATCTGTGTCTCCAGAACCTGAAATGGAAGTATCTCAGAACCTTCAGCAAGGTCAAGCTGAGAAAAATATGAGCTACTGTCAGACAGCTCCAAGTGAGTGCAAAAGAGAGACCAGTGGGTCAGAGTACATGGACCCATCTTCCTTTATGCCCTCCTTTAAATAA